One genomic segment of Nerophis lumbriciformis linkage group LG20, RoL_Nlum_v2.1, whole genome shotgun sequence includes these proteins:
- the LOC140679641 gene encoding protein SLC31A2-like — protein MQMTFEVSSNVTLLFDCWNVNSPAGMLLSVLVVMLLTVFYEVLKVWRVWLSTSTYPRHSSYAATPLSQHSDCTSVLENSHSDASLAPTEAHHSFPGNIDGWIRHGIQTLLHVLQVTLGYMLMLCVMTYNTWIFLGVIVGSTLGYFISFPLLRQR, from the exons ATGCAA ATGACCTTCGAGGTGTCCAGTAATGTGACACTACTGTTTGACTGCTGGAATGTAAACAGCCCAGCAG GTATGTTGCTGTCCGTGCTGGTAGTCATGCTGCTGACAGTCTTCTATGAGGTGCTGAAGGTTTGGAGGGTGTGGCTTAGCACGAGCACGTATCCTCGTCATTCGTCTTACGCGGCGACCCCGCTGTCTCAGCACAGCGACTGCACCTCTGTGCTGGAAAACAGCCACTCCGATGCTTCGCTCGCACCCACAGAGGCGCACCATTCTTTCCCAGGCAACATTGACGG TTGGATCAGACACGGGATCCAGACCCTCCTCCACGTGCTGCAGGTGACCTTGGGCTACATGCTGATGCTGTGCGTCATGACCTACAACACTTGGATCTTCCTGGGCGTCATTGTCGGTTCCACCCTGGGATATTTCATCTCGTTCCCTCTGCTGCGTCAGCGTTGA